In Conger conger chromosome 9, fConCon1.1, whole genome shotgun sequence, the genomic stretch tacttatgtacatgtgatttctgagtttttaatttttaataaatttgcaaaaatttcaaaaagacTTATTTCAtcttgtcattatggggtgttgtgtgtagaattttgagggaaaaaaatgaatttattccattttggaataaggctgtaatataacacaatgtgggaaaagtgaagcgctgtgaatactttccggatgcactgtaggtACACACTATTGTGACCGGCCTTGGCAGTCGTAAATTTATTTTACTCAGTGCCTTGAGTAATGTAACTGCAAGCATATTAATTGATATTGCCTGTAAGGTACACCACAAACAAGCATTTTGTTTAACTGGACCATCATACCCAGTTGATTCAGACATTTGGGGTTTGCGAATGAAACCACTAACTGGCAACCACAGTGGAAATTAGTCTGACCTTTCTGTTTTTAGTCCCAAAACGGAACTGTCTTCAAATAAATGACCATCAACCAAAGTACATATTCTCCCataaggcaggggtgtcaaactaaagtcccagggggctgcagtgtctgcaggtgtttgaggtttcctttcaatgAGCAGTCAAAGCTAGGAGAAACAACCATGTGGATGATTCTTTAGCCAGGCAATGACTTGACCCCTTAAGTGTCATCCcctttcttaacacaagcttgaaaatgacatacccaaaataaaatctctcactgactgttgaggactttgtagtttcctccacccatacggcaaagaatcttggggtgactcttgataacagcctcaccctggccccacaagtatcctccactgccagaacctgcaggttcttcctctacaatatacagcGTAttcgtcatctcctgacggagaaagccacccagctcctactccaggcgctcgtcatttcccacctggattactgcaactccctactagctggtctaccagcttgtgccatcaagcccctccagctggtccagaatgctgtagcccgtctgatcaccagtcagcctaggtcagctcatgtcaccccactcctcattggcctccactggcttcctattgctgcatgcatccgattcaaggccctagtatTGGCATTTCAGGGGAAGGGGACtgcccaccttacatacaatccctgatcactccctactccccagctagaccactccggtctgccagctctggtcgccttatggttccctcactacgagcacctggtggtcgagctgcacgtatgatgactgtatgtttagaacagcacttcttgtattttactagctatggatgtgaagctttaacttgtggaagaacctatgcacttgtaactcgctttggattaaaagcgtctgccaaattactaaaatgtaaaaaaatgccTACTATTCTTTAACCCTGTGGACTACATAATCCTGGTGTATACTGAAAGGGGACCCTTTAGGGTTTGGTATACAAGAGTCAGAATAATTTCAAGTGttactaaatcaaagttacagaagctcaaacacagtggaagatTTCTTCTCACAGAactggcatcttaaaatagtttgTGTAGATAGAACCTGAGTTTTAGCTTTTTTGCACCAGAatggatgcaaaaaaaaaaaaaaaaaaaaaccaggggcggcctgtagtgtagtggttaaagtacatgactgagacccgcaaggtcggtggttcgatccggTGTTGTCACAATAAGATTCAGCTCGTCttgaagagggaaaaaaatcatCCTTCAGTAGACATTAAGTGGCTTAGGACAACAATTAACAGCTGCTTAGGGTTGAGAGATGGCAGTTGCAGTAGGAGGAGAAAGAGCCGTGCACAGCGTGCGTCTCTGCGACAGTGATGGAGTGCTAAAAACGCTATTCTCTTGCCTTTCAGACGAGCAGACGCTGGCGTTCGGCAACCTGGTGAGCACCAGCAACACTTACGCAGACCATGATCGCGCGAAGGGAAGGAGCCCTGTTACTGTGACGAGCGACCGGCCGCTGCTCTGGACCATGGGGATTAACTGGAAATAGATCGCGGAGGGACCCGCCCCCTTCACATCGCCCGTGCCTTTTAACAGCCGCTGCTGATGATGAAACGAATGCGCTTTTCATTTCTTAGTTTATTTggtcatttatttataaacacaGTCGAATACAAAATGTACACTGAATGTAAAAGTCAAGGCAGATCAACGGATTCGGATTGGGTCTCTGGTCATGTGTGGTGTCCGTTAGGCATCAGGAATGGGATTCAGCCACcactggaataaaaaaataaaataaatgcactcaACGTTAGTATTATACAAACATTTGATTATACTGCAAACGATAGAAGACAATCATAGCTTTTGCATAATTACATAAAGTTTAATTATATGCTGAACATGAGCATAACCATGGCCAATTAAAATGTCCACCAGAGATGCAAATGCTGTGCATATATCGGGAAGAATGAAACGCCGCTCTGCAGGGAAGCAGTATTGGCAGGACTACATGTCCCATCAGCCCCCAGGATAACGATCTATCCCGGAccaaatgaaaatagaaaccTGGCTCTGATttttcacatttcccaaatcCCGATATAGGCACTACATTGTGCATCCTCTGGATACATACAGTCTGTCGTCTAAAAATATGTCCTttggaaataaaaatgcatttgaataaACATAGGTTAATGAatgattttgtatttaataCGTAAAAACGGTTTCAGATTAACCCATATCCAGAAGTGTTTTAGCGTCTAACGCAGGCGTGCACAAGCCCGAGGGTCTGTCCGCGtactgctttttgttccaaacGAATTCCTTGTTTTTAAATTTGCAGACGGCTCTATACATTACCCTGGTTCACGCATGTACATTAAAAttattaggatacacttgcagtcagCAGTTATAGCCGGTACTCATAAGCAATGTCAAATTAGATATGATCGAGTCCATTAAATAATCAAGACTAACGTCCAACGGTACTCACACAATGATGTTGTTGATGGGGATGTGAATGAGTTTGACGAAAAATCCGATAAATCCCATGATGGCAAAACCAATTGCTGTAGCCATTGCGATCTTCTGGAAttctggaaaaaagaaagaaacgtACAAGGAAACTGCCATTAGAAATGGGTTGCATAGACTTctaatgtacacacactagcGATTTATATTGCGAATTTGCATATATGCagtttgtttcaaaataaatgactgaCGTGGCATAGCCAACATGAAAAAAACACGTTGCATTTATCACAGCAGCAAATTCGCTAAAGTGCTAGAACATTTGAGGGTCGGGTTCGATCCGACGGCAAAATTGTGTCACATGATTACGCATTTGGGCTGACGTATTTCACCTTTTCTGTCTGGCTTGGTACACCTCTTCACGAGCCGTATGGAGTCCTTCACAAACTGCCGGCTAGGCTCAACAAACTGCATTACTTGGTCCATGGTGGTTGACTGTATTTTTCTGTAAACCAAAGATCACAAGTGTTCAGAATCTGTATTGTCCGCAGCTTTACCCAACCACATCGTCTAAATCACGAGATTGACACCTTATTAACGTTAACTATAGTGTTAGTTATAACGTAAATAAAGTTATAAGTTAGTTCACTGGCAAACGAAGAATCAGGCCTTGAGAGTCTCAACTAGCGTAGGCTATTATGCGGTTTTCATCATATcttctgaaagaaaaataactacATCACGCGAGCAACTTAAAAGCAAACTG encodes the following:
- the sec61g gene encoding protein transport protein Sec61 subunit gamma, yielding MDQVMQFVEPSRQFVKDSIRLVKRCTKPDRKEFQKIAMATAIGFAIMGFIGFFVKLIHIPINNIIVGG